The window AGGGATTACAAAAAGAAGTTAAAGACAAGTTAGCTGAAGAATACCTAATACCTGACAATTGCACTTTGTTAGTCCCTCCTATTTTAAACGCCGAAGCAAAAGCGGCGTTGCCTGATGCCTTGATAAAAAGAGACACCTCTTTAATGCTTAGACAAAAACAGATAGCGTTAGCGTTGTCGGCACTCTCACAGGCTAcggatattttaataaaacagaAGTCTTCGTCGCCTGCCATACTAAAACCTATTAGCGACGCATGTCGTATTCTATGCGACTCTCATTTTACCGAGACGAAAATGAGAAGAAACTTTGTGATTTCCGCTATAAACACTGATTTGAAGGATACTTTAATTAATACCGAAAGGGACAAATTTTTATTTGGCGAGAACGTATCTGAGAAACTGAAAGCTGCGCAGACTGTACAAAAATCAGGAGATAcattaaaaaatacacagaagtCATATAATCCATTTAATAAAGCAAATTTCATAAAGAAAAATAGGTATCAACAAAATAAAGGAAATTTAAACTACAACACCCCGTATCGGAAGATGACGAACTACAACAGCAAGTTGGATGCGGGGCGGCCTCGTGCAGCAGCGCGGCCCGCGCCGGTGCCCTCCAACAGGTACAACACCCGCTACCGGGCCCGGGAGCGCCAGCGCGAACGCTCGCGCACACCTCCTCGGAGATACCAGCGGAGACAATAGACCATGAGGTAAAATACGCCGGCCGCTTGCAGCACTTCACTGAATCCTGGTCTGACATCACTGATGACCCTGTTATTTTATCGTGGACACAGGGTTATAAGATACCATTTTTATCTCATCCAATTTGTCAAGATCCTCCTGTAGTTTATTCAAAATCAGAGCAAGAAAGATTTGATTACAATATGGCTATtaaaaaactattacaaataaacGCAATTTCAATATGCGAACACCACCCTGACGAATTCCTATCTAGCgtatttttaatacctaaagcTGACGGTAGTAAgagatttatattaaatttaaaacgtcTAAATGAATTTGTAAAAACGACCCATT is drawn from Cydia splendana unplaced genomic scaffold, ilCydSple1.2 scaffold_47_ctg1, whole genome shotgun sequence and contains these coding sequences:
- the LOC134805645 gene encoding uncharacterized protein LOC134805645, which gives rise to MKRKRRSNDEDDDYIRKKIRKLERRLWQKSRRRIRMVDSSESDSSGENESVSADIEPCASRRASTGQRSASPAPGTSHQEETAAAQPSRDPIRPTSPQPGPSSAPDQYVPTEPAQPAQAAEPAPSSLEDIELDEDILNLLGEAPKLDTQLGKGVHKDVACRGQEVLNKGLQKEVKDKLAEEYLIPDNCTLLVPPILNAEAKAALPDALIKRDTSLMLRQKQIALALSALSQATDILIKQKSSSPAILKPISDACRILCDSHFTETKMRRNFVISAINTDLKDTLINTERDKFLFGENVSEKLKAAQTVQKSGDTLKNTQKSYNPFNKANFIKKNRYQQNKGNLNYNTPYRKMTNYNSKLDAGRPRAAARPAPVPSNRYNTRYRARERQRERSRTPPRRYQRRQ